One genomic window of Nicotiana sylvestris chromosome 10, ASM39365v2, whole genome shotgun sequence includes the following:
- the LOC138879825 gene encoding uncharacterized protein, whose protein sequence is MVHLRTYCDKLVGVGKDERIRMKLYMKSLKGDALSWYISQDPMKWSSWVSKASDFMDKFRFNTKNAPYIFYIQNLKKKPIETFREYATRWTSKAAKLGERIEEGIKISMVTNFKALQATNKALQSGGVSKKKDLYERLKDAGYVTPIPAITPEKPSQWVNPNKSCACHSVMKGHTIDECRSLKDKIQALIDNKIIVAKKPTPNVRNNPLSDHKDGGIQMIEIEDDWDPEGSIGLIGEEDDPKKPIVTLNLIVVQIQPSGGTEVNMSMPLEFEATSSAMTPAPIEVEFVSPANAPTPYEVAVLPPKAHAPFGAIPWDYTAEARRKGKVRFEETVAAQGMTRTSRVYTPEHLAESSKHASNQPPIIETGPDDLWRKIQAKEYSVINQLNKTLTQISTLALLQNSEAHKNALLRVLSEAYVPSNITGG, encoded by the exons atggtccatttgagaacatactgtgacaagctggttggagtagggaaagatgagaGAATTCGCATGAAGCTTTATATGaagagtctgaaaggagatgctctgtcttggtacataaGCCAAGATCCAATGAaatggtcaagctgggtaagcaaggcgtccgactttatggacaagtTCAGGTTCAACACCAAGAATGCgccatatattttttatattcagaatctaaagaagaaacctatagaaacatttcgcgagtatgctactcgctggacttccaaagctgctaag ctgggtgaaaggattgaagagggcatcaaaatcagtatggttacaaacttcaaagccttacaagctacaaataaggccttgcagTCTGGTGGTGTGTCTAAGAAAAAGGAC ttgtacgagagactcaaagatgctggttatgtcacccccatccctgctataacccctgaaaaaccttctcagtgggttaacccaaacaaatcctgtgcatgcCATTCCGtcatgaagggacacaccatcgatgaatgtcgttctctaaaggacaagatccaggctctgattgacaacaagattattgtggcaaagaaacctactccaaatgtccgcaataaccctttGTCGGACCACAAGGATGGAGGCATTCaaatgattgaaatagaggatgattgggatcccgaggggtcaatcgggttgaTAGGAGAAGaagatgacccaaagaagccaatagttactcttaatctgatcgtggtccagattcagccatctggaggcactgaggtaaatatgtctatgccacttgagtttgaagcaacgtcatcTGCAATGACACCAGCGCCAATTGAGGTGGAATTCGTGTCACcagcaaatgcacccacaccatatgaagttgcagttttaccacccaaggcacatgctccatttgga gccataccatgggactatacagctgaggcaaggaggaaaggcaaggtcaggttcgaagagacAGTTGCCGCACAAGGTATGACGAGAACTAGTAgggtctatacccctgaacatttagctgagtcaagcaagcatgCCTCCAATCagccacccatcattgagacaggtcccgacgatctttggagaaagatacaggccaaggaatactcggtcatcaaccagttgaacaaaacactgaCACAAATCTCCacacttgctttgctacaaaattctgaggcacacaagaatgctttgttgaGGGTACTgagtgaagcatatgtgccaagcaacatcactggcgggtag